In Mycobacterium tuberculosis H37Rv, a single window of DNA contains:
- the fadE27 gene encoding acyl-CoA dehydrogenase FadE27, giving the protein MDFTTTEAAQDLGGLVDTIVDAVCTPEHQRELDKLEQRFDRELWRKLIDAGILSSAAPESLGGDGFGVLEQVAVLVALGHQLAAVPYLESVVLAAGALARFGSPELQQGWGVSAVSGDRILTVALDGEMGEGPVQAAGTGHGYRLTGTRTQVGYGPVADAFLVPAETDSGAAVFLVAAGDPGVAVTALATTGLGSVGHLELNGAKVDAARRVGGTDVAVWLGTLSTLSRTAFQLGVLERGLQMTAEYARTREQFDRPIGSFQAVGQRLADGYIDVKGLRLTLTQAAWRVAEDSLASRECPQPADIDVATAGFWAAEAGHRVAHTIVHVHGGVGVDTDHPVHRYFLAAKQTEFALGGATGQLRRIGRELAETPA; this is encoded by the coding sequence ATGGATTTCACGACAACCGAAGCCGCCCAGGATCTTGGTGGTCTGGTCGACACCATCGTGGACGCGGTGTGCACGCCGGAGCATCAACGTGAGCTGGACAAGCTCGAGCAGCGGTTCGACCGCGAGCTGTGGCGCAAGCTGATAGACGCCGGCATCCTGTCCAGTGCGGCGCCGGAGTCGCTGGGCGGCGATGGCTTCGGCGTGCTCGAGCAGGTTGCGGTGCTGGTGGCGTTGGGGCATCAACTGGCCGCGGTGCCGTACCTGGAGTCGGTGGTGCTCGCCGCCGGCGCCCTGGCCCGGTTCGGCTCGCCGGAACTGCAGCAGGGCTGGGGGGTGTCGGCGGTCTCCGGCGATCGGATCCTCACCGTCGCCCTCGACGGTGAGATGGGCGAGGGTCCGGTGCAGGCCGCCGGCACCGGACATGGCTACCGCCTCACCGGCACACGCACCCAGGTCGGGTACGGCCCGGTGGCCGACGCATTTCTGGTACCCGCCGAAACCGATTCCGGTGCAGCCGTTTTCCTGGTTGCCGCCGGCGACCCAGGGGTTGCGGTGACCGCACTGGCCACCACCGGACTGGGCAGCGTCGGACACCTCGAGCTAAACGGGGCCAAAGTGGACGCCGCCCGCAGGGTCGGCGGAACCGATGTCGCGGTTTGGCTCGGCACGCTTTCCACCCTGAGCCGCACCGCTTTTCAGCTCGGTGTGCTCGAGCGCGGACTGCAAATGACGGCCGAATATGCGCGCACCCGTGAACAATTCGACCGCCCGATCGGCAGCTTCCAGGCGGTGGGGCAACGGTTGGCTGACGGCTACATCGACGTCAAGGGATTGCGACTGACGCTTACCCAGGCGGCCTGGCGGGTGGCCGAAGATTCCCTGGCAAGCCGGGAGTGCCCCCAGCCAGCCGACATCGACGTCGCCACCGCGGGGTTCTGGGCCGCCGAAGCCGGGCATCGGGTGGCGCATACCATCGTGCATGTGCATGGCGGCGTCGGCGTCGACACCGATCATCCCGTACACCGGTATTTCCTGGCCGCCAAGCAGACCGAGTTCGCGTTGGGCGGCGCCACCGGTCAGCTCCGCCGAATCGGCCGTGAACTGGCGGAAACCCCTGCCTAG
- the fadD17 gene encoding long-chain-fatty-acid--CoA ligase FadD17 (fatty-acid-CoA synthase (fatty-acid-CoA ligase)), translating to MTPTHPTVTELLLPLSEIDDRGVYFEDSFTSWRDHIRHGAAIAAALRERLDPARPPHVGVLLQNTPFFSATLVAGALSGIVPVGLNPVRRGAALAGDIAKADCQLVLTGSGSAEVPADVEHINVDSPEWTDEVAAHRDTEVRFRSADLADLFMLIFTSGTSGDPKAVKCSHRKVAIAGVTITQRFSLGRDDVCYVSMPLFHSNAVLVGWAVAAACQGSMALRRKFSASQFLADVRRYGATYANYVGKPLSYVLATPELPDDADNPLRAVYGNEGVPGDIDRFGRRFGCVVMDGFGSTEGGVAITRTLDTPAGALGPLPGGIQIVDPDTGEPCPTGVVGELVNTAGPGGFEGYYNDEAAEAERMAGGVYHSGDLAYRDDAGYAYFAGRLGDWMRVDGENLGTAPIERVLMRYPDATEVAVYPVPDPVVGDQVMAALVLAPGTKFDADKFRAFLTEQPDLGHKQWPSYVRVSAGLPRTMTFKVIKRQLSAEGVACADPVWPIRR from the coding sequence ATGACTCCCACTCACCCGACCGTCACCGAACTTCTGCTGCCGCTATCCGAAATCGACGATCGGGGCGTCTATTTCGAGGACTCGTTCACCAGTTGGCGCGACCACATCCGGCACGGTGCCGCAATCGCCGCAGCGCTGCGGGAACGCCTGGACCCGGCGCGGCCGCCACACGTCGGTGTGTTACTGCAGAACACGCCGTTCTTCTCGGCGACACTGGTGGCCGGCGCGCTGTCGGGGATCGTCCCGGTGGGCCTCAACCCGGTGCGCCGCGGCGCGGCACTGGCCGGCGACATCGCTAAAGCCGACTGCCAGTTGGTGCTCACCGGCTCGGGATCGGCGGAGGTACCGGCCGATGTCGAGCACATCAATGTCGACTCCCCCGAATGGACCGACGAGGTGGCCGCACACCGGGATACCGAGGTGCGTTTTCGATCCGCGGATCTCGCAGACCTTTTCATGCTGATCTTCACCTCGGGCACCAGCGGCGACCCGAAGGCGGTGAAGTGCAGCCACCGCAAGGTTGCGATCGCCGGCGTGACGATCACGCAGCGCTTCAGTCTGGGCCGCGACGACGTCTGCTACGTCTCGATGCCGTTGTTCCATTCCAACGCGGTGCTGGTCGGCTGGGCGGTGGCTGCGGCCTGCCAAGGCTCAATGGCGTTGCGACGCAAATTTTCGGCGTCGCAGTTCCTGGCCGACGTCCGCCGTTATGGCGCCACTTACGCCAACTACGTGGGCAAGCCTCTTTCGTATGTGCTTGCGACACCGGAGCTTCCCGACGACGCGGACAACCCGCTGCGGGCGGTGTACGGCAACGAGGGAGTACCCGGTGACATCGACCGTTTCGGGCGCAGGTTCGGCTGCGTTGTCATGGACGGCTTCGGCTCGACTGAAGGCGGGGTGGCGATCACGCGGACACTCGACACCCCGGCGGGCGCCCTGGGCCCACTGCCGGGGGGAATCCAAATCGTCGACCCCGACACCGGCGAACCGTGCCCGACAGGAGTGGTCGGCGAACTGGTCAACACCGCCGGGCCGGGCGGTTTCGAAGGCTATTACAACGACGAGGCCGCCGAGGCCGAGCGGATGGCCGGCGGCGTCTACCACAGTGGCGACCTCGCCTATCGCGACGACGCCGGCTACGCCTATTTCGCCGGTCGGCTCGGCGACTGGATGCGAGTCGACGGTGAAAATCTAGGCACCGCACCGATCGAGCGGGTGCTGATGCGCTACCCGGACGCCACCGAGGTCGCTGTGTATCCGGTACCCGATCCGGTGGTGGGTGATCAGGTGATGGCCGCGTTAGTGTTGGCGCCCGGCACCAAATTCGATGCCGACAAGTTCCGGGCGTTTCTGACCGAGCAGCCCGACCTGGGGCACAAGCAGTGGCCGTCGTATGTGCGGGTCAGCGCGGGGCTGCCGCGCACCATGACCTTCAAGGTGATCAAGCGCCAGTTGTCGGCCGAAGGTGTCGCCTGCGCCGATCCGGTGTGGCCGATTCGCCGGTAG
- the PE_PGRS53 gene encoding PE-PGRS family protein PE_PGRS53 (Member of the Mycobacterium tuberculosis PE family, PGRS subfamily of ala-, gly-rich proteins), with product MSFVLVSPETVAAVATDLKRIGASLAHENASAAASTTAVVSAAADEVSTAVAALFSQHAQGYQAAAAQVAAFHSRFVQALTAGAGAYAFAEAANASPLQSAMGAVSASAQTLLSRPLIGNGANATTPGGNGGDGGWLFGSGGNGAPGAAGQSGGNGGSAGLWGNGGAGGAGGSGGAAGGNGGNGGWLFGAGGTGGIGGTGAPGAMGGTGGNGGNGALLIGGGGLGGAGGMGGTGGGTGGTGGNGGNGALLIGAGGVGGAGGIGGQGTGAGGAAGAGGTGGNGGAGGLFMNGGDGGAGGQGGDGAAGDAAASAGGTGGKGGQGGDGGTGGAGGAGPVLFGHGGAGGMGGQGGTGGMGGAGGDGTTVIAAGTGGEGGTGGAAGAGGAAGARGALTSGGLAGGVGAGGTGGTGGTGGNGADAAAVVGFGANGDPGFAGGKGGNGGIGGAAVTGGVAGDGGTGGKGGTGGAGGAGNDAGSTGNPGGKGGDGGIGGAGGAGGAAGTGNGGHAGNTGDGGDGGTGGNGGNGTGGVNGADNTLNPDTPGGAGEPGGAGGAGGAGGAAGGPGGTGGTGGNGGNGGNGGNGGNGGNGGNGGNAGNNSTNAPVGGEGGAGGDGGAGGAGGAANGGTAGSQGTGGVGGDGGAGGNGGGGKAGTGNSGNFGVDGEAGFSGGAGGNGGVGGAAGANGGTGGSGGNGGDGGAGGIGGAGGNGIPGTGTEPAGGTGAKGGDGGDGGAGGAGGNAGGAGGQGGNAGQGGAGGAGGNAVIPGDGVGKAPHGDAGGSGGDGGKGGQGGSGGTGGSGAPIGGGAGGTGGSGGHAGKGGAGGIGAQGTTITVPGNGGNAGDGGNGGNAGAGGNGGSGDFGGNTTSGASGSGGNGGNAGTAGSGGAGGTGGTGLSGGNGGNGGNGGNGGDGGNGAHGTVGAQFVPATSLPTPNGGAGGNGGTGSNGGAPGPAGAPGPTTGGNAGSQGIGGDGGNGGDGGKGGDGADAVNVVFMPTEPQAATGTAGSAGDPTGGNGGPGTPGSPMVAPPPPTPITQVQQGGDGGAGGTGSTNANDGTATGGKGGEGGVGSILGGPGGNGGTGGNASATGTNGVANAGNGGKGGDGGQFGAGGNGGAGGSVTDGSAGSTAGNGGNGGNATNGTIAGQPAGGNGSAGGKGGDGGNIAAGATGTAGNGGNGGNGNDGAVNAGTGGSGGNGGNAGGGGANGGDGGAGGAGGAGGRGGKGIDGGFGGDGGNGGSNNGTGAGGNGGNGGTGGVGSVGAAGGDGGNGGTGGFAGFGGTAGNGGSGGTGGAGGDGGTGGDGGNGVIAGGGGTGGNGGASGAGGAGGTGGFAGNGNAGGNGGTGGASEDGDNGNAGSGATGGTGGNGGTGGDGGAAGLGGVA from the coding sequence ATGTCGTTTGTGTTGGTTTCGCCGGAGACCGTGGCGGCGGTGGCCACGGATCTCAAGCGCATCGGCGCCTCGCTGGCCCACGAAAACGCGTCGGCGGCCGCTTCGACGACGGCGGTGGTCTCCGCGGCCGCCGACGAGGTATCGACGGCGGTCGCCGCTCTGTTCTCCCAACACGCCCAGGGCTACCAAGCGGCGGCCGCTCAGGTAGCAGCGTTTCATAGCCGGTTTGTGCAAGCCCTGACGGCCGGTGCCGGGGCGTACGCATTTGCCGAGGCGGCCAACGCGTCGCCGCTACAGTCAGCCATGGGTGCGGTAAGCGCGTCTGCGCAGACGCTGTTGTCGCGCCCGTTGATCGGCAATGGCGCCAATGCGACGACGCCGGGCGGTAACGGCGGCGACGGCGGATGGCTATTCGGCAGCGGCGGCAACGGCGCGCCCGGCGCGGCGGGCCAGTCCGGCGGTAACGGCGGGTCAGCCGGACTGTGGGGTAACGGCGGCGCGGGTGGCGCCGGCGGCAGCGGCGGCGCCGCCGGCGGCAACGGCGGTAACGGCGGGTGGCTGTTCGGCGCCGGCGGCACCGGCGGTATCGGCGGCACCGGTGCTCCCGGCGCCATGGGCGGCACCGGCGGCAACGGCGGCAACGGCGCGCTGCTGATCGGCGGCGGCGGCCTCGGCGGCGCCGGCGGCATGGGTGGCACCGGCGGCGGCACCGGCGGCACCGGCGGCAACGGCGGCAACGGCGCGCTGCTGATCGGCGCTGGTGGTGTCGGAGGTGCTGGCGGGATCGGTGGCCAGGGTACCGGCGCCGGCGGTGCCGCCGGCGCCGGCGGCACCGGGGGCAACGGCGGCGCCGGGGGGTTGTTCATGAACGGCGGCGACGGCGGCGCCGGCGGTCAAGGCGGCGACGGTGCGGCCGGCGACGCGGCTGCCAGCGCCGGCGGCACCGGCGGCAAAGGCGGCCAAGGCGGCGACGGCGGCACCGGAGGGGCCGGCGGCGCAGGCCCAGTGCTGTTCGGCCACGGCGGCGCCGGCGGCATGGGCGGCCAAGGCGGCACCGGTGGAATGGGCGGCGCCGGCGGAGACGGCACCACCGTCATCGCGGCCGGTACCGGGGGGGAGGGCGGCACCGGCGGCGCGGCCGGCGCCGGCGGAGCCGCAGGCGCTCGCGGGGCTCTCACCAGCGGCGGCCTAGCCGGCGGCGTCGGGGCCGGCGGCACCGGCGGCACCGGCGGTACCGGCGGCAACGGCGCTGACGCCGCTGCTGTGGTGGGCTTCGGCGCGAACGGCGACCCTGGCTTCGCTGGCGGCAAAGGCGGTAACGGCGGAATAGGTGGGGCCGCGGTGACAGGCGGGGTCGCCGGCGACGGCGGCACCGGCGGCAAAGGTGGCACCGGCGGTGCCGGCGGCGCCGGCAACGACGCCGGCAGCACCGGCAATCCCGGCGGTAAGGGCGGCGACGGCGGGATCGGCGGTGCCGGCGGGGCCGGCGGCGCGGCCGGCACCGGCAACGGCGGCCATGCCGGCAACACAGGTGACGGCGGCGACGGCGGGACCGGCGGTAACGGCGGCAACGGCACCGGAGGCGTGAACGGCGCCGACAACACCCTCAACCCCGACACCCCCGGCGGCGCCGGGGAGCCCGGCGGGGCCGGCGGGGCCGGCGGGGCCGGCGGGGCCGCCGGCGGCCCGGGCGGTACCGGCGGTACCGGCGGTAACGGCGGCAACGGCGGCAACGGCGGCAACGGCGGCAACGGCGGCAACGGCGGCAACGGCGGCAATGCCGGCAACAACAGCACCAATGCCCCAGTCGGTGGCGAAGGCGGCGCCGGCGGCGACGGCGGCGCCGGCGGCGCAGGCGGGGCCGCCAACGGCGGCACCGCGGGCAGCCAGGGCACTGGGGGCGTCGGCGGCGACGGCGGCGCGGGCGGCAACGGCGGCGGCGGCAAGGCTGGCACCGGCAACAGCGGCAACTTTGGGGTGGACGGCGAAGCCGGCTTCAGCGGCGGCGCCGGTGGCAACGGCGGCGTAGGCGGGGCCGCCGGCGCCAATGGCGGAACCGGCGGCAGCGGTGGTAATGGCGGTGACGGCGGTGCGGGAGGCATTGGCGGGGCCGGCGGCAACGGCATACCGGGCACTGGCACAGAGCCTGCCGGGGGCACCGGCGCCAAAGGTGGAGACGGCGGCGACGGTGGCGCCGGCGGCGCAGGCGGCAATGCCGGCGGGGCCGGCGGCCAGGGCGGCAATGCCGGCCAGGGTGGCGCCGGCGGTGCGGGCGGCAACGCCGTGATTCCCGGCGACGGCGTCGGGAAGGCGCCGCACGGCGACGCGGGCGGCAGCGGCGGAGACGGCGGCAAAGGCGGCCAGGGCGGTAGTGGCGGCACCGGCGGATCCGGTGCCCCGATCGGTGGCGGCGCCGGAGGCACCGGAGGGTCCGGCGGACACGCCGGCAAGGGTGGCGCCGGCGGCATCGGCGCACAGGGCACCACCATCACCGTGCCCGGGAACGGCGGCAACGCCGGCGACGGCGGCAACGGCGGCAACGCCGGCGCCGGTGGAAACGGCGGCTCCGGCGACTTCGGTGGCAATACCACCAGCGGCGCCTCCGGCAGCGGCGGCAACGGCGGCAACGCCGGCACCGCGGGTAGCGGCGGTGCGGGCGGAACCGGCGGCACCGGCCTTAGCGGCGGCAACGGTGGCAACGGCGGCAACGGCGGCAACGGCGGTGACGGCGGTAACGGCGCCCACGGCACCGTCGGCGCCCAGTTCGTCCCGGCCACCAGCTTGCCCACACCCAACGGCGGGGCCGGTGGCAACGGTGGCACCGGAAGCAACGGCGGCGCGCCCGGCCCCGCCGGGGCGCCCGGCCCCACTACCGGCGGTAACGCTGGCAGCCAGGGCATCGGCGGCGACGGGGGCAACGGCGGCGACGGCGGTAAAGGCGGTGACGGCGCCGACGCTGTCAACGTCGTATTCATGCCGACTGAGCCACAGGCCGCGACCGGCACTGCCGGCAGCGCCGGTGACCCCACCGGCGGTAACGGAGGGCCCGGCACTCCCGGCAGCCCCATGGTTGCCCCGCCCCCGCCAACGCCAATCACTCAAGTCCAACAGGGCGGTGACGGTGGCGCCGGGGGCACCGGATCCACCAACGCCAACGACGGCACAGCCACCGGCGGAAAGGGCGGAGAAGGCGGAGTCGGCAGCATTCTCGGCGGGCCCGGCGGCAACGGCGGAACTGGCGGCAACGCCTCGGCAACCGGCACCAACGGGGTGGCCAACGCCGGGAATGGCGGCAAGGGTGGCGACGGCGGCCAGTTTGGGGCCGGCGGCAACGGTGGTGCCGGCGGCAGCGTAACCGACGGATCCGCCGGCAGCACCGCAGGCAACGGCGGCAACGGCGGCAACGCAACCAACGGCACCATCGCAGGCCAACCCGCCGGCGGCAACGGCTCGGCCGGCGGGAAAGGCGGCGACGGCGGCAACATCGCCGCCGGTGCCACCGGCACCGCCGGCAACGGCGGGAACGGCGGCAACGGCAACGACGGCGCCGTCAACGCCGGCACCGGCGGCTCCGGCGGGAACGGCGGTAACGCCGGTGGCGGCGGCGCCAATGGCGGCGACGGCGGCGCCGGCGGCGCCGGCGGGGCCGGCGGGCGTGGCGGCAAGGGCATCGACGGCGGGTTCGGCGGTGACGGCGGCAACGGCGGCAGCAACAACGGCACCGGCGCCGGTGGCAACGGCGGCAACGGCGGCACCGGCGGGGTCGGCTCGGTTGGCGCGGCTGGTGGCGATGGCGGCAACGGCGGCACCGGCGGCTTCGCCGGTTTCGGCGGCACCGCAGGCAATGGCGGTTCCGGCGGCACGGGCGGGGCCGGCGGCGACGGCGGCACCGGCGGGGACGGCGGCAACGGCGTTATCGCCGGCGGCGGGGGGACCGGCGGCAACGGCGGCGCCAGCGGGGCCGGCGGCGCCGGCGGCACGGGCGGGTTCGCCGGCAACGGCAATGCCGGCGGCAATGGCGGCACCGGCGGCGCGAGCGAGGACGGCGACAACGGCAACGCTGGCAGCGGCGCCACCGGCGGTACCGGCGGCAACGGCGGCACCGGCGGCGACGGCGGCGCTGCCGGGCTGGGCGGCGTCGCGTGA